Below is a window of Saccharomonospora viridis DSM 43017 DNA.
GACATCGCCCCAGGACAACCGTCGCGCGACCTGCGCGGTCGCCGGGATCACGATGCCGCCGGTGCTGCGTCGCTCGCCGTCGTTGGACGGCATCCGCACGAGCACTCGGTCGTGCAGCATCTGGATTTCGAGCTTCGCATCCGAGCTGAGCGGTTCGTTGGCTTCTGACACGGGATTCATGCTACGTCGCGTAGAGGACTGGATGTCGGCATGTCCTGGGACAACACCGCTCG
It encodes the following:
- a CDS encoding GroES family chaperonin, which codes for MNPVSEANEPLSSDAKLEIQMLHDRVLVRMPSNDGERRSTGGIVIPATAQVARRLSWGDVLGVGNNVRNVKVGDRVLFNSEEQLEVEIQGDAYLVMRERDIHAVASERTEHGTGLYL